ACCGTGTCAGATGTATCCATAGTTTCATAGAATTCGAGTTACTTTGGTAAATGAAGGAGAGTTTCGCTTCCCTCAGTTTAGTTTACATGTGCAGTTTGTGAAGTCTACCATTTTCCAGGTGTATTAGGGAGAGTTTTTTTGACCTCTTCTCCATACAGGGCTGACCAGTTGTTGGGTGATTACCTGAAGAGAGGTCGGGATCAAGACCAGTTCCAGGACAATCTGAAGAATACCACAGGGGCCAACACCAAGCAACAGAGAGACGCCTACAATGGAATGAGAGAGTGGACCGACAAcaacctgtagaggagaggagacactcctcattcctctctctctctcgttcctcagattgaaccaacaacaacctgtagaggagaggagacagtcacATTCTCTCCTCTTTGTTGTCtatcctcctgtctgtctctctctctctctctctcgccctctctctcatATATTCCTGACAAGGCCTTTAGTCACAGAATAGTATGACCTCTGCTTGTACCCAAGTTAAAATATTTGCTATTCATGTATTCTGTTGTGGAATAAATCTGGAATGAAATTGTTTTCCGTCTTTGTCCTTGTGTATTCTCAAGAGTCAACATATAGATGCCCT
Above is a genomic segment from Salvelinus namaycush isolate Seneca unplaced genomic scaffold, SaNama_1.0 Scaffold1961, whole genome shotgun sequence containing:
- the LOC120037883 gene encoding barrier-to-autointegration factor-like, producing MSGNKNGPPTTSQKHLNFVSEPMGNRSVRDVPGIGTAHGRTLEEKGMPRADQLLGDYLKRGRDQDQFQDNLKNTTGANTKQQRDAYNGMREWTDNNL